The proteins below come from a single Xiphophorus couchianus chromosome 20, X_couchianus-1.0, whole genome shotgun sequence genomic window:
- the ptpra gene encoding receptor-type tyrosine-protein phosphatase alpha — MPTSLLQGRMGVCPLLLLLAVALGASAQDPQNITAAPASPAPTTKQSNSYGTTIQGPTTAKQSATNSPVKEGSSATKTPENNDSPKDTPTAVPTNSSTATELNEASTGSIAKPTSTVNSTTTSITSTTTTTTTTTTKIEDNNDNGVAVIAVMVALSSLLVIIFIIIILYMLRFKKYKQAGSHSNAFRLTNGRSDDTELQSVPLLARSPSTNRKYPPIPIDKLEEEMNRRMADDNKLFREEFNALPVCPIQASCDAASKEENKEKNRYINILPYDHSRVHLSSLEGVPDSDFINASFINGYQEKNKFIAAQGPKEETVNDFWRMIWEQNTATIVMVTNLKERKECKCAQYWPDQGCWTYGNIRVSVDDAVVLVDYTVRKFCIQQVGDVSGKKPQRLVTQFHFTSWPDFGVPFTPIGMLKFLKKVKNCNPPYAGPIVVHCSAGVGRTGTFIVIDAMLDMMNAERKVDVFGFVTRIRAQRSQMVQTDMQYVFIFQALLEHYLFGDTELEVTSLECHLAKLGANSPGAGCSGLEAEFKKLTSIKIQNDKMRTGNLPDNMKKNRVLQIIPYEFNRVIIPVKRGEENTDYVNASFIDGYRQKDAYIASQGPLMHTIEDFWRMIWEWRSCSIVMLTELEERGQDKCAQYWPSDGVVSHGDIIVELKREEENESYTVRDLLVTNSRENKARLVRQFHFHGWPEVGIPADGKGMINIIAAVQKQQQQSGNHPITVHCSAGAGRTGTFCALSTVLERVKAEGILDVFQTVKSLRLQRPHMVQTLEQYEFCYKVVQEYIDAFSDYANFK; from the exons ATGCCAACTTCGCTTCTTCAG GGCAGAATGGGTGTGTGTCCCCTGCTCCTGCTTCTTGCTGTAGCCCTCGGGGCCTCAGCCCAGGATCCACAAAACATCACAG CTGCTCCTGCCTCACCAGCTCCCACAACTAAACAATCCAACTCGTATGGAACAACCATCCAAGGACCCACTACAGCCAAACAATCAGCAACAAATTCACCAGTAAAAGAAGGGAGCAGTGCgacaaaaacacctgaaaacaaTGATTCCCCCAAAGACACACCGACAGCAGTTCCTACTAATTCTTCAACAGCTACTGAGTTGAATGAGGCCTCGACTGGATCTATTGCCAAACCAACATCGACAGTAAATTCAACCACCACAAGCATCACAAGCACCACTACTACTACCACAACCACCACAACCAAAATCGAAGACAATAACGATAATG GAGTAGCAGTAATCGCTGTGATGGTGGCCCTGTCATCACTGCTggtcatcatcttcatcatcattatcCTCTACATGCTCAG ATTTAAGAAGTACAAGCAAGCAGGAAGCCATTCAAATGCCTTCAGATTGACCAACGGCAGATCAGATGATACAG AACTCCAGAGTGTGCCGCTATTGGCTCGGTCTCCcagcacaaacaggaagtaccCACCCATTCCCATAGACAAACTCGAGGAAGAAATGAACCGTCGCATGGCTGATGACAACAAGCTCTTCAGGGAGGAGTTTAAT gcGCTGCCAGTCTGTCCCATTCAGGCATCATGTGACGCAGCTTCCAAAGAggagaataaagaaaagaacCGATACATCAACATCCTGCCTT ATGATCACTCCAGGGTTCATCTCTCCTCTCTGGAAGGAGTCCCCGACTCTGATTTTATCAACGcttcttttataaat GGGTACCAGGAGAAGAATAAGTTTATTGCAGCTCAAG GGCCAAAGGAGGAAACGGTAAATGACTTTTGGAGGATGATTTGGGAGCAGAATACAGCCACCATTGTGATGGTTACCAATctaaaggagagaaaagag TGTAAGTGTGCGCAGTACTGGCCGGACCAGGGCTGCTGGACTTACGGGAACATCCGCGTGTCTGTTGACGACGCAGTGGTCCTGGTGGACTACACCGTCCGCAAGTTCTGCATCCAACAG GTGGGCGACGTGTCTGGGAAGAAACCTCAGAGACTCGTCACTCAGTTCCACTTCACCAGCTGGCCGGACTTTGGGGTTCCCTTCACTCCGATTGGCATGCTGAAGTTCCTCAAGAAAGTCAAGAACTGCAATCCTCCTTATGCAGGCCCCATTGTTGTTCACTGCAG TGCTGGTGTAGGAAGGACAGGTACCTTTATAGTGATTGATGCCATGTTGGACATGATGAATGCAGAGAGGAAGGTGGACGTGTTTGGCTTTGTCACCCGGATAAGAGCCCAGCGCAGTCAGATGGTCCAGACTGAT ATGCAGTATGTTTTCATCTTCCAAGCGTTGTTAGAGCACTACCTGTTTGGAGACACGGAACTAGAGGTGACCTCGCTAGAGTGCCACTTAGCTAAACTCGGTGCTAACTCCCCCGGAGCCGGCTGCAGCGGTCTGGAGGCTGAATTTAAG AAACTAACATCCATCAAGATTCAGAATGACAAGATGAGAACGGGGAACCTGCCTGATAACATGAAGAAGAACAGAGTGCTGCAGATCATTCCTT ATGAGTTTAACAGAGTAATCATTCCAGTCAAACGAGGAGAGGAGAACACAGACTACGTCAACGCCTCCTTCATTGAT GGTTACCGTCAGAAAGACGCCTACATAGCGAGTCAGGGGCCCCTCATGCACACCATAGAAGACTTCTGGAGGATGATCTGGGAGTGGAGGAGCTGCTCTATTGTGATGCTCACTGAGCTGGAAGAGAgaggacag GATAAGTGTGCTCAGTATTGGCCCAGTGACGGGGTGGTGTCCCACGGCGACATCATCGTCGAGCTTAAAAGGGAGGAGGAGAACGAGAGCTACACGGTGCGCGACCTCCTGGTCACCAACAGCAGG GAGAACAAGGCTCGACTTGTGCGCCAGTTTCATTTCCACGGCTGGCCAGAGGTGGGCATCCCTGCAGACGGTAAAGGCATGATCAACATAATTGCGGCGgtgcagaaacagcagcagcagtctggCAACCATCCCATCACTGTGCACTGCAG TGCCGGTGCGGGCCGGACAGGGACTTTCTGTGCTCTTAGTACAGTTCTGGAGAGGGTGAAAGCAGAGGGGATCCTGGATGTCTTCCAGACCGTGAAGAGCCTCAGACTGCAGAGACCGCACATGGTGCAGACACTG GAGCAGTACGAGTTCTGCTACAAAGTGGTCCAGGAATACATTGACGCATTTTCTGACTACGCCAACTTCAAGTAG
- the gnrh2 gene encoding progonadoliberin-2 has translation MSRLVLLLVLLMCVSAQLSDAQHWSHGWYPGGKRELDSFGASEMSEEIKLCEAGECSYLRPQRRNTLRNIVLDALARELQKRK, from the exons ATGTCTCGACTAGTTTTGCTGCTCGTGCTTCTTATGTGTGTTAGCGCTCAGCTCTCAGATGCTCAGCACTGGTCCCACGGCTGGTATCCTGGAGGAAAAAGGGAGCTGGACTCTTTTGGAGCATCAgag ATGTCAGAGGAAATTAAGTTGTGTGAGGCAGGGGAATGCAGTTATCTGAGACCCCAGCGGAGGAATACCCTGAGAAACATTGTG TTGGATGCGCTGGCCAGAGAGCTCCAGAAGAGAAAGTAA